A genomic window from Lycium barbarum isolate Lr01 chromosome 4, ASM1917538v2, whole genome shotgun sequence includes:
- the LOC132637279 gene encoding uncharacterized protein LOC132637279, whose translation MTITNEVNPTANLSITNENPRSSTARINLSDEEETALLKIQLDELRGELRQVQDLTHLTVTAFPNPPHFPSLDSPVPEYFPPSIRPPPIPLSFSNLPPVTPANVPNMHKQTPYVPDYTHTSQNPTSTQTTTAPTYPTVQHIPGAHVDTSREQYIPPVYTAGALSFTAPVTVRVPFEMDQYAEMERDAKIGEDESIINQLRSLRKEMRNMRVTRGSESLDYGDLCIHPDIGMPVGYKPPKFNIFDGTGDPHAYLRAYCDKLVGVGRNEKLMMKFFIRSLSGEAHTWYTRQDPRKWSDWQDMAGDFMNRFGFNIEITPDRFSPSNKQKKTTESFQDYARRWRMEASRVMPSLDESELSKYFIRAQEGIYFEKMMGSMG comes from the coding sequence ATGACTATCACCAACGAAGTCAACCCAACTGCTAACCTTTCCATAACAAATGAAAATCCAAGAAGCTCGACAGCGAGGATTAATCTGAGCGATGAAGAAGAGACCGCTTTGCTAAAGATACAACTTGACGAACTAAGAGGAGAGTTGCGCCAAGTTCAGGACCTGACCCATCTCACTGTGACTGCTTTCCCAAATCCACCTCACTTTCCATCTTTGGATTCGCCAGTTCCAGAATACTTCCCTCCATCTATACGCCCACCTCCAATACCTCTTTCCTTTTCCAACCTACCTCCGGTCACTCCCGCGAATGTACCAAATATGCATAAACAAACCCCTTACGTCCCCGACTACACCCATACTTCACAAAACCCAACATCAACCCAAACTACTACTGCACCTACTTACCCCACTGTGCAGCACATACCAGGGGCACACGTTGACACTTCCCGCGAGCAATATATTCCACCGGTATATACAGCTGGGGCTCTATCCTTTACCGCTCCTGTCACAGTCAGGGTCCCATTCGAGATGGATCAATATGCAGAAATGGAGAGAGATGCCAAGATAGGAGAAGATGAATCGATCATTAACCAACTGCGCAGTCTAAGGAAAGAAATGAGGAACATGCGAGTCACTCGGGGAAGTGAGAGTTTGGATTATGGTGATCTATGCATACACCCGGATATTGGCATGCCAGTAGGGTACAAACCTCCTAAGTTCAATATTTTTGATGGGACAGGTGATCCTCATGCATATTTGAGGGCCTACTGTGACAAGTTAGTAGGAGTAGGAAGGAACGagaaattgatgatgaaattTTTTATTAGAAGTTTGTCAGGAGAGGCGCACACTTGGTATACTCGCCAAGATCCTCGCAAATGGAGCGACTGGCAGGATATGGCTGGGGATTTCATGAATCGCTTTGGATTTAACATTGAGATCACACCAGACAGGTTTTCTCCGAGCAACAAACAAAAGAAGACGACTGAATCATTCCAGGATTACGCAAGACGTTGGAGAATGGAGGCTTCCCGAGTTATGCCCTCATTGGACGAAAGCGAGCTCAGCAAATATTTCATTCGAGCTCAGGAAGGCATCTACTTTGAAAAGATGATGGGATCAATGGGCTAA